A section of the Candidatus Moraniibacteriota bacterium genome encodes:
- a CDS encoding nucleotidyl transferase AbiEii/AbiGii toxin family protein — translation MTLDYSKHRSILLQILKDIYSDTTLAPFLGFKGGTAALLFYGLNRHSVDLDFDLLDETKEQSVFEGINTIARNYGVMIDSRNKRFNLISVISYNKQSQHIKIEVNRRNFGSRYEVKTILGISLLVMAQEDMFAHKLMAMYERVGKTSRDIFDVYFFAKNHWPINKAIVESRSGMSFAGLVALCVEQLEKMSDRHVLDGLGELLTESQKDWARAKLRTETIFLLRTLGESEK, via the coding sequence ATGACATTGGACTATTCGAAGCACAGGAGTATATTGTTACAGATTTTAAAAGACATTTACTCCGATACAACACTGGCTCCATTCCTCGGCTTTAAGGGCGGTACAGCCGCTTTGTTATTCTATGGATTGAATCGTCATTCAGTCGATTTGGACTTCGATCTTTTGGATGAAACTAAAGAACAGTCAGTGTTCGAGGGAATAAACACTATTGCCAGAAATTATGGGGTGATGATTGATTCTCGAAACAAGCGTTTCAATCTCATTTCCGTGATTTCATACAACAAACAGTCTCAGCATATCAAGATTGAGGTCAATCGCAGAAATTTCGGTTCCCGGTATGAGGTAAAAACGATACTGGGTATCTCACTGCTGGTCATGGCACAAGAAGATATGTTTGCGCATAAATTGATGGCGATGTATGAACGTGTTGGTAAAACGAGTCGAGATATATTTGATGTCTATTTCTTTGCGAAAAATCATTGGCCGATTAATAAGGCGATTGTTGAATCTCGTTCGGGCATGTCATTTGCAGGACTTGTGGCGCTGTGTGTGGAACAGTTAGAGAAAATGAGTGATCGGCATGTTCTCGATGGACTCGGGGAATTACTGACGGAATCACAGAAAGATTGGGCACGCGCAAAGTTACGAACCGAGACAATATTCTTGTTGAGAACTCTGGGAGAGAGTGAGAAATGA
- a CDS encoding Fic family protein produces the protein MATTKPIRDRIQSLKREFDTLKKGKESLLILLDEAEIPESVYNSNAIENSTLTLRETEKILLDVAVSRDVSVREVFEAKNLARVVNYIREKSQAKEVDEDLMLLLHQMLIGGIRDDIAGRFRTRGEYVRVGTHVAPAPEHVQSLVASLITERGSNQSAYFLDQIARFHLDFENIHPFCDGNGRIGRVLISYQLLRLGFPIIIIRDKEKDMYYQAFADYRDRKITKTMEKVLSLALIESLHKRITYLQGKPIVSLAVYAKQQGKSVSAVSNAARRQNIPAFREKGVWKIGCE, from the coding sequence ATGGCTACAACGAAGCCGATCCGTGATCGCATCCAATCGCTCAAGCGAGAGTTTGATACGCTCAAGAAGGGGAAGGAATCGCTCCTTATTTTATTGGATGAGGCGGAAATTCCAGAGAGTGTCTATAATTCGAATGCGATCGAGAATTCAACGCTTACTCTTCGGGAGACCGAAAAAATCCTGCTCGATGTTGCTGTTTCGCGCGATGTTTCGGTCCGGGAAGTATTTGAGGCAAAAAATTTGGCCCGGGTTGTCAATTACATCCGTGAGAAATCGCAGGCGAAGGAAGTGGATGAAGACCTGATGCTCCTCTTGCACCAGATGCTTATCGGCGGGATTCGTGATGACATCGCTGGCCGGTTCCGTACGAGGGGGGAATATGTCCGTGTGGGGACACATGTCGCCCCAGCCCCCGAGCATGTCCAGTCGCTCGTCGCGTCGCTCATCACAGAACGGGGCAGCAACCAGAGTGCCTATTTTCTGGACCAGATCGCTCGCTTCCATCTGGATTTCGAGAATATCCATCCTTTCTGTGATGGTAACGGGCGGATCGGTCGGGTGCTCATCTCCTATCAGCTCCTGCGTCTCGGCTTTCCGATTATTATCATTCGAGACAAGGAAAAGGATATGTATTATCAGGCGTTCGCTGATTACCGTGATCGAAAGATTACGAAGACGATGGAAAAGGTGCTCTCGCTCGCGTTGATAGAGTCGCTTCATAAACGGATCACGTACTTGCAAGGGAAACCGATCGTCTCACTCGCTGTGTATGCGAAGCAGCAGGGGAAATCGGTTTCGGCGGTATCGAATGCCGCACGGCGTCAAAATATCCCTGCTTTTCGCGAAAAGGGAGTGTGGAAGATCGGTTGTGAGTAG
- the murC gene encoding UDP-N-acetylmuramate--L-alanine ligase has protein sequence MVFSDFKRWHLIGIKGAGMTALAELLIGRGARVTGSDTAEVFYTDAILKRLQVTVMTPFAPANLPTTAEVFVYSTAYTPETNPELKAALESGRPVLTYPEAIGALTQEKMTIAVCGTHGKTTTSALLADVLRAAGVDPSAVIGSEIRSWGGSALVGQGPYFVIEADEYQNKLALYQPLGAILTSVDWDHPDYFPTVAAYEAVFADFLARIPRHGFAVIAGDQARAEFLSRDVAATRYTYGFLPTNMVRAVEYRVVPEAERMDGVLQEFSVEYHGERLGPYRLRLAGRHNVENALAVIAVTLHLKLDRLAVQQGIAAFTGTKRRFEYLGERRGALVYDDYAHHPAEIQATLVAFRDLYPTRRLFVVFHPHTFSRTKALLEEFATSFELADGVVILDIYGSAREVQGGVSARELVDRINHYTPDKAAYAPDRAVLAAEIARDMQPNDVIITMGAGDVWQVAETILAASKTNRKNKTL, from the coding sequence ATGGTGTTTTCGGATTTCAAACGCTGGCACCTGATCGGCATCAAGGGCGCGGGGATGACGGCACTCGCCGAACTCCTCATCGGTCGAGGCGCTCGAGTGACGGGCTCCGACACGGCTGAAGTCTTTTACACCGACGCTATTTTGAAGCGGTTGCAGGTGACGGTCATGACGCCATTTGCCCCGGCCAATCTCCCAACGACTGCCGAAGTGTTTGTCTATTCGACTGCGTATACGCCGGAGACCAACCCGGAACTGAAAGCTGCACTGGAGTCTGGTCGGCCAGTCCTGACCTATCCCGAAGCGATCGGTGCGCTGACTCAGGAGAAGATGACCATCGCGGTCTGCGGTACCCACGGCAAGACGACAACTTCGGCGCTCCTCGCGGATGTACTTCGCGCCGCAGGTGTCGATCCGTCAGCGGTCATCGGGAGTGAAATCCGTAGCTGGGGCGGCAGCGCGCTCGTGGGCCAGGGCCCCTACTTTGTCATCGAGGCGGATGAGTACCAGAACAAGCTCGCCCTCTACCAGCCGCTCGGTGCTATCTTGACGAGCGTCGATTGGGATCATCCGGATTACTTTCCGACGGTCGCAGCGTATGAAGCCGTGTTCGCGGATTTTCTCGCTCGGATTCCACGTCACGGCTTTGCGGTCATCGCTGGTGATCAGGCCCGGGCAGAATTCCTCTCGCGCGATGTGGCCGCGACCCGCTACACGTATGGATTTCTCCCGACGAACATGGTTCGCGCGGTCGAGTACCGCGTCGTGCCCGAAGCAGAACGGATGGATGGCGTGCTCCAGGAATTCTCGGTCGAGTATCACGGGGAGCGTCTGGGTCCGTATCGACTCCGTCTCGCCGGTCGGCACAATGTCGAAAATGCGCTCGCGGTCATCGCGGTGACCCTCCACCTGAAACTCGATCGTTTGGCGGTTCAGCAGGGGATCGCGGCCTTCACGGGGACGAAGCGACGGTTCGAATACCTCGGTGAACGGCGCGGTGCCCTCGTCTATGACGACTATGCGCATCACCCGGCCGAAATTCAAGCGACGCTCGTGGCCTTCCGTGACCTCTATCCCACTCGGCGACTCTTTGTCGTCTTTCATCCGCATACCTTCAGTCGGACCAAGGCACTCCTCGAGGAATTCGCGACGAGTTTCGAACTCGCCGATGGTGTCGTCATCCTCGACATCTATGGCAGTGCGCGCGAAGTTCAGGGTGGTGTGTCAGCTCGCGAGCTCGTTGATCGGATCAATCACTACACGCCGGACAAGGCGGCCTATGCGCCCGATCGGGCGGTCCTCGCGGCGGAAATTGCTCGCGATATGCAGCCGAACGATGTTATCATAACCATGGGTGCGGGTGATGTCTGGCAAGTCGCCGAGACCATCCTCGCGGCATCAAAGACAAATCGCAAGAACAAAACGCTATGA
- a CDS encoding type IV toxin-antitoxin system AbiEi family antitoxin domain-containing protein, which produces MNRKPEKGEYLEALLRSPKTVFTTRDIALLWGEAAENALCVRLSKYAKAGKLVRIHRGVYAKDREYNRFELATRIYTPSYISFETVLTRTGVNFQYYGNIFVASYVSRELVVDRQKISFVRMKTDILSNPAGINHSEGYSVATKERAFLDRVCVSKDYHFDHLDVLDWDKVFEILPIYHNKQMEKKVQQYFEHYRGNV; this is translated from the coding sequence ATGAATAGAAAGCCAGAAAAAGGGGAATACCTGGAAGCATTGCTTCGCTCTCCGAAAACGGTCTTTACCACGAGAGATATTGCTTTGTTGTGGGGTGAAGCAGCAGAAAATGCACTGTGTGTTCGATTGAGTAAATATGCGAAGGCGGGAAAGTTGGTCCGCATCCATCGTGGTGTCTATGCGAAGGACAGAGAGTATAATCGTTTTGAGTTGGCGACTCGGATATATACCCCATCCTACATCAGCTTCGAGACCGTATTGACTCGTACTGGAGTGAATTTTCAGTATTATGGGAATATTTTTGTCGCGTCATATGTCTCGAGAGAACTGGTCGTCGATAGACAAAAAATTTCTTTTGTGCGGATGAAAACAGATATTTTGAGCAACCCAGCTGGTATCAATCATTCGGAAGGGTACTCCGTCGCGACGAAAGAGCGCGCTTTTCTGGATCGAGTTTGTGTGAGCAAAGACTATCATTTCGATCATTTGGACGTATTGGACTGGGACAAAGTATTTGAAATTTTGCCAATATATCATAACAAACAAATGGAGAAAAAAGTACAACAATATTTCGAGCATTATCGAGGAAACGTATGA
- the murB gene encoding UDP-N-acetylmuramate dehydrogenase, with product MLTVERDVPLAPFSTFRIGGPADFFASVTTVAELIEALEYAADNSLKTFVFSGGSNLLIADHGFRGLVIRVANASARVSGHDIIADAGAPLLSIVRLAISHGLAGLERLAGIPGSLGGAIRGNAGAFGAEIRDSVLSVKVYDRQAKMLREFSMKQCDFGYRQSYFKTHPEIVILSATLRLEEWNAAELGRIAEETISVREAKHPQSARCAGSFFMNPLVSDEQLREEFAHDTAKVPKDGKLPAGWLIDHAGLRGKRIGGAQVSPQHPNYIVNTGTATAEDVIMLASVVKQRVRDQLGIQLREEVQLVGF from the coding sequence ATGCTCACCGTAGAGAGAGATGTCCCTCTCGCCCCATTTTCGACTTTTCGGATCGGTGGACCGGCCGATTTCTTCGCGTCCGTGACGACCGTGGCGGAGCTCATCGAAGCGCTCGAGTACGCTGCTGACAATTCCCTGAAGACCTTCGTATTTTCTGGTGGGAGCAATCTCCTCATCGCGGATCATGGTTTCCGGGGGCTGGTCATCCGGGTCGCCAATGCTTCGGCGCGGGTCAGTGGTCACGACATCATCGCCGATGCGGGGGCACCGCTCCTCAGTATCGTCCGGCTCGCGATCAGCCATGGCCTTGCCGGATTGGAACGGCTCGCGGGTATCCCAGGTTCACTCGGTGGGGCCATCCGCGGCAATGCGGGCGCGTTCGGAGCCGAGATCCGGGACAGTGTCCTCTCGGTGAAAGTGTATGACCGTCAAGCCAAGATGCTCCGAGAATTTTCGATGAAGCAATGCGACTTCGGGTATCGGCAAAGCTATTTCAAAACACATCCCGAGATCGTCATCCTCTCGGCGACCTTGCGGCTTGAGGAATGGAATGCCGCCGAACTCGGTCGGATCGCCGAGGAGACAATTTCGGTCCGTGAAGCCAAGCATCCGCAAAGCGCGCGTTGTGCGGGATCGTTTTTCATGAATCCACTCGTTTCGGATGAGCAACTCCGCGAGGAATTCGCCCACGACACGGCCAAGGTCCCCAAAGATGGCAAACTGCCAGCCGGTTGGCTCATCGACCATGCAGGGCTCCGCGGCAAGCGTATCGGTGGCGCCCAGGTCAGCCCCCAACACCCAAACTATATCGTGAACACCGGTACCGCCACAGCCGAGGACGTCATCATGCTCGCTTCCGTCGTGAAGCAGCGTGTCCGCGACCAGCTCGGTATCCAGCTTCGCGAGGAAGTCCAGCTCGTTGGGTTCTGA